In Acidianus brierleyi, one genomic interval encodes:
- a CDS encoding thiolase C-terminal domain-containing protein, which translates to MVTKLEKVGIIGAGWYGFRPQVKDLSFREMVFEAASRAYESSGIDPRKDVDTFVSCQEDFWEGISIADEFAPDPIGGAMRPTMTVPGDGIQGIIHGAMQILSGVSKVTVVESHAKPSDIEKIDKIIELGMDPLFSRLGVNVNFLAGLDATKFMKNYGIKREDLAEVVSRNLSSGFKTPRSSFASKVSVEDVLSQDFLVYPLSTMDIAKYVDASIVFILASEEIARKYDPVWIEGMSFSTAEKLGEAEYLSIASRQAYKMANVKPSQVDGIFVDDRYSYKELQHLEALGISSKEFLRDQNIEVNPYGGHLAKGVPLEASGLSLLLDAVDFIEEGHESAIVASWRGIPTYTGSVLVVRK; encoded by the coding sequence ATTGTGACTAAGTTGGAAAAAGTTGGAATAATAGGAGCAGGATGGTATGGCTTTCGTCCTCAAGTAAAAGATCTTTCCTTCAGGGAAATGGTTTTTGAAGCTGCAAGCAGGGCATACGAAAGTTCTGGAATAGATCCAAGGAAGGACGTAGATACTTTCGTTTCATGTCAAGAGGATTTCTGGGAAGGAATATCGATAGCTGACGAATTTGCTCCAGATCCAATAGGAGGTGCAATGAGACCTACTATGACAGTACCTGGAGATGGGATTCAAGGAATCATCCACGGTGCAATGCAGATTTTATCTGGAGTTTCGAAGGTTACCGTAGTTGAGTCTCATGCGAAACCTAGTGACATTGAGAAAATCGATAAAATCATTGAATTGGGAATGGATCCTCTCTTTTCTAGGTTAGGAGTTAACGTTAATTTCCTTGCAGGTCTTGACGCTACAAAGTTCATGAAAAATTACGGAATAAAAAGGGAAGATTTAGCTGAAGTAGTATCAAGAAACCTTAGTTCTGGATTTAAGACTCCTAGATCTTCTTTTGCTTCTAAAGTAAGTGTTGAAGACGTATTATCTCAGGATTTCTTAGTTTATCCGTTATCTACTATGGATATAGCTAAATATGTTGATGCCAGCATTGTTTTTATTCTAGCTTCAGAGGAAATTGCTAGAAAATATGATCCAGTGTGGATAGAAGGAATGTCTTTTTCTACTGCAGAAAAACTCGGTGAAGCTGAGTATTTGTCTATAGCATCAAGGCAAGCTTATAAGATGGCTAACGTGAAACCTTCTCAAGTAGACGGAATATTTGTAGATGACAGATACAGTTATAAGGAACTTCAACACCTAGAGGCTTTAGGCATAAGTTCTAAGGAATTTTTAAGAGACCAAAACATTGAGGTTAATCCTTATGGAGGACATTTAGCTAAAGGTGTTCCTTTAGAGGCTTCAGGCCTTTCTTTACTTTTAGATGCCGTAGATTTTATTGAAGAGGGACATGAAAGTGCCATAGTAGCTAGTTGGAGGGGAATTCCCACTTATACTGGCTCAGTATTGGTGGTGAGAAAATGA
- a CDS encoding Zn-ribbon domain-containing OB-fold protein — MAWDKSANSIQVKDNMEVFEYVYTAGKNGEEFFKALKDKKILGGRCDKCGKVSVPPKMFCDCFGLQKLEEIKGKPFIDSFTIIYYDNDGKKLETPITLGFISFEGVEGGILAYIEGVPEIGKEVEILEYNIPLRVKVK; from the coding sequence ATGGCATGGGATAAAAGTGCAAACTCAATTCAAGTAAAAGATAACATGGAAGTATTTGAATATGTATATACTGCGGGAAAGAATGGAGAAGAGTTCTTTAAGGCACTGAAGGATAAGAAAATTTTAGGAGGTAGATGTGATAAATGCGGTAAGGTATCTGTACCTCCTAAAATGTTCTGCGATTGCTTTGGGCTACAGAAATTAGAGGAAATTAAGGGTAAGCCGTTTATAGACTCTTTCACTATAATCTATTATGATAATGACGGTAAAAAGTTAGAGACTCCTATAACTCTTGGGTTCATATCCTTTGAAGGCGTAGAAGGAGGAATTCTTGCTTATATTGAAGGAGTTCCTGAAATTGGCAAAGAAGTTGAAATACTTGAATATAATATACCATTAAGGGTAAAAGTAAAATGA
- a CDS encoding thiolase domain-containing protein — protein MRKVGVIGAGLTLFRRRMLETPQELAYIAASRALDEAGLELKDIDCVVIGSAPDAFDGVHMKGEYLAKAGGEKKMVSRVYVGGATGVMTAISAWYHVASGLCEKVLAIAEEKMSPARPHPQSVFKYIWDPITEKPLNPNLIWIFAMEMHRYMAKYGIRKEEIALVSVKNKRNAMNNPYAQLPGNITVDDVLKSEVLVWPVQLLDVSPTSDGAAAMVVATEDVVRRYTDTPVWIEGVGWTLDNTSWPGRELAYPRYLENAARMAYKMAKIERPYKEIDVVEPYDPFDYKELHHLEGLMIAKKGEAPTLLKEGVFDIDGDIPSSPSGGLLGVGNPIAAAGLMKTISIYWQLKGIAGKMQVKKPVHTGVAQAWGDLMQASTVIVMRN, from the coding sequence ATGAGGAAAGTCGGAGTAATAGGTGCAGGATTAACACTGTTCAGGAGAAGGATGCTTGAGACTCCTCAAGAATTAGCGTATATTGCAGCAAGTAGGGCATTAGATGAAGCGGGTTTGGAGTTAAAGGATATTGATTGCGTAGTAATAGGGAGTGCTCCTGATGCTTTTGATGGAGTTCATATGAAGGGAGAATATTTGGCTAAAGCAGGAGGAGAGAAGAAAATGGTTAGTAGAGTTTACGTAGGTGGAGCTACTGGTGTTATGACTGCAATTTCTGCGTGGTATCATGTAGCTAGCGGTCTTTGTGAAAAAGTTTTAGCAATAGCTGAAGAAAAAATGAGTCCTGCTAGACCTCATCCTCAATCTGTATTTAAATACATATGGGATCCTATAACTGAAAAACCCCTTAATCCTAACCTCATCTGGATATTTGCTATGGAAATGCATAGGTATATGGCAAAATACGGCATAAGGAAAGAGGAAATAGCTTTAGTTTCAGTAAAGAATAAGAGGAACGCAATGAATAATCCTTATGCTCAACTTCCAGGAAACATAACTGTTGATGATGTATTAAAGAGTGAAGTCCTGGTATGGCCAGTTCAATTGCTAGACGTGAGCCCAACAAGTGATGGAGCTGCAGCTATGGTTGTGGCTACTGAAGACGTTGTAAGGAGATATACGGATACTCCAGTATGGATTGAAGGAGTAGGATGGACTTTGGATAACACGTCTTGGCCAGGGAGAGAATTAGCTTATCCAAGATATTTAGAGAATGCAGCCAGGATGGCTTACAAGATGGCTAAGATTGAAAGACCTTATAAGGAAATAGACGTAGTAGAGCCTTATGATCCCTTTGATTATAAGGAGCTTCATCATTTGGAAGGTTTAATGATAGCCAAAAAGGGAGAGGCTCCTACGTTACTTAAGGAGGGAGTATTTGACATTGATGGGGATATTCCTTCAAGCCCTTCTGGCGGTCTTTTGGGAGTTGGAAATCCAATAGCTGCTGCAGGCTTAATGAAAACTATAAGTATTTATTGGCAATTAAAGGGAATTGCAGGTAAAATGCAAGTCAAAAAACCAGTTCATACTGGTGTTGCACAAGCCTGGGGCGATTTGATGCAAGCCTCAACAGTTATAGTTATGAGGAATTAA
- a CDS encoding 2-oxoacid:acceptor oxidoreductase family protein, protein MIISLEIRFHGRGGQGVVTSAELLATAAGIDGLWASAFPIYGAERRGAEIEAYCRISKSQIRETSPISRPDIVVILDPTLLKISNPLRGLKESGKVIINSKVPPSVDFETYYIDATKIAMDNNLVKSGWPLVNIIMLGALLKVIGTVSLESLKIAIEDEFEGKIAELNEKAVEIAYNSVKEVEKIAV, encoded by the coding sequence GTGATAATATCGCTTGAGATACGTTTTCACGGAAGAGGTGGACAAGGAGTTGTTACTTCAGCGGAACTATTGGCTACTGCCGCGGGAATTGACGGCTTGTGGGCCTCCGCTTTCCCAATCTACGGTGCGGAAAGAAGGGGAGCTGAGATTGAGGCATATTGTAGAATTTCTAAAAGCCAAATTAGAGAAACTTCTCCAATTAGTCGTCCGGACATAGTAGTCATTTTAGATCCTACACTTTTGAAGATTTCTAATCCTTTAAGGGGGTTAAAGGAATCAGGTAAGGTAATAATTAACTCTAAAGTTCCCCCTAGCGTGGATTTTGAAACGTATTATATTGATGCTACAAAGATAGCAATGGACAATAATCTTGTAAAATCTGGATGGCCTTTAGTTAACATTATAATGTTAGGAGCATTATTGAAAGTAATAGGCACAGTATCCTTGGAGAGCCTAAAGATAGCAATTGAGGATGAATTTGAAGGAAAAATAGCTGAATTAAATGAGAAAGCTGTTGAAATTGCTTATAATTCAGTTAAGGAGGTAGAGAAGATTGCAGTTTAA
- a CDS encoding transketolase C-terminal domain-containing protein — translation MRQKIISGNEAVALAVKLARVGLVGIYPITPQTSIIEKLAEMKANGELEAEIVRVESEHAAMASTFGAAVAGVRAFTATASQGLLYMHEMTWWALGSRVPIVMVVASRAVGAPWNIWDENTDFMSERDSGWLMAFASNPQEALDLTLQAFRISEDERVFLPMMVGMDGFILSHMKTNVYIPAEEEIDAFLPPRRQPYILDTESPVGMGNIFPPIEYMKLRQSIHEALVRSEDVIREVGKEYEKINPLGSYSTLNVKYKLDTADYAVVLMGAWAGDAMEAIDHLRDKGINVGLYRIRYVRPWSEKEISEALKDKKAVLVIDRATAMGRGSPLYEEIKATVNLDQISGVISGLGGVLLNKEDFVNIISHFVEKAKLGKANGINWYYPQEGGKVELRTPKSIEE, via the coding sequence ATGAGACAAAAAATAATTTCAGGAAATGAAGCAGTAGCTCTAGCCGTTAAATTGGCTAGAGTTGGTTTGGTAGGAATATATCCAATAACTCCTCAAACGTCTATAATAGAAAAATTAGCGGAAATGAAAGCTAATGGAGAACTTGAGGCGGAAATAGTTAGGGTAGAAAGCGAACATGCGGCAATGGCTTCAACTTTTGGTGCAGCAGTAGCAGGAGTTAGGGCATTTACTGCAACTGCCTCTCAAGGTCTTCTATACATGCATGAAATGACATGGTGGGCTTTAGGCAGTAGAGTCCCAATAGTTATGGTTGTAGCTAGTAGAGCCGTAGGAGCTCCTTGGAATATTTGGGATGAGAACACAGACTTTATGAGCGAAAGAGATAGCGGTTGGTTAATGGCTTTTGCAAGCAATCCTCAGGAAGCTTTAGATCTAACATTACAAGCTTTCAGAATTTCTGAAGATGAAAGAGTATTTTTGCCAATGATGGTAGGTATGGACGGATTTATACTTTCTCATATGAAGACTAACGTTTATATCCCTGCTGAGGAAGAAATTGACGCCTTCTTACCTCCAAGAAGGCAGCCGTATATACTTGATACTGAGAGTCCAGTAGGCATGGGAAACATTTTTCCACCAATAGAATATATGAAGTTGAGGCAATCAATACACGAGGCCTTAGTAAGATCTGAAGACGTAATAAGAGAAGTAGGGAAGGAATATGAAAAAATAAACCCATTAGGAAGTTATTCCACACTCAATGTTAAATATAAACTTGATACAGCGGATTACGCCGTAGTGCTTATGGGAGCATGGGCTGGAGATGCAATGGAAGCTATAGATCATCTGAGAGATAAAGGGATTAATGTAGGATTATATAGGATAAGATACGTAAGACCGTGGAGTGAAAAGGAAATTAGTGAGGCTTTGAAAGATAAGAAGGCTGTTCTTGTTATTGATAGGGCTACGGCAATGGGTAGGGGAAGTCCATTATATGAAGAAATAAAGGCTACCGTAAATCTAGACCAAATTTCTGGAGTCATATCTGGATTAGGAGGAGTTTTGCTTAATAAGGAAGATTTCGTGAACATTATTTCCCATTTCGTGGAAAAGGCAAAATTAGGAAAAGCCAATGGAATAAATTGGTATTATCCACAGGAGGGTGGTAAAGTTGAGCTTAGGACTCCGAAATCTATCGAAGAGTAA
- a CDS encoding 4Fe-4S binding protein, which translates to MPDKGAGGKTGNWRVMRPVITEKCIKCKACYLWCPEATIHIEDGVTIDYEYCKGCGVCASVCPIKAIKMVSET; encoded by the coding sequence ATGCCAGATAAGGGAGCTGGAGGAAAGACAGGAAACTGGAGAGTAATGAGGCCAGTAATAACTGAAAAATGTATAAAGTGCAAGGCATGTTATTTATGGTGCCCAGAAGCCACTATTCACATAGAAGATGGAGTAACAATAGACTATGAATATTGTAAGGGATGTGGAGTTTGCGCTTCCGTGTGTCCAATAAAAGCAATAAAAATGGTGAGTGAAACATGA
- a CDS encoding acyl-CoA dehydrogenase family protein, whose product MLESQLILDTVRNFSKNKIEPLSEKIDREDWYPRNLVREMGSIGILNPLYQGLDLYTAMLILEEIAKVSGSVALIQDAQTELVTEPIRKFSKVDVNALSSGEKIGSFGLSEPCCGSDTSSMKTKAVKKNEWIITGEKMWITQGLYADLYLVAAKVDNKINAFLVNRDPCISVSKIEVMGNRGTGTAHVKFEECKGEHIGGWEVIKYALNIGRVAISAISIGLAEGAIEEALEWGNSRIVFGKKVLEHQGNLWKVSDSISKILMLKSFLKYVCENMNDYLISSLKLQSSRISQEIVDQSLQIMGGMGYAKGSKIERIYRDIRLTRIGEGSDEVQLHIISKNINKIF is encoded by the coding sequence ATGTTAGAATCACAACTTATTCTAGATACTGTAAGAAATTTTTCTAAAAACAAAATAGAGCCATTATCAGAGAAGATAGATAGGGAAGATTGGTATCCTAGAAATTTAGTAAGAGAAATGGGATCCATTGGTATTCTTAATCCACTTTATCAAGGCTTAGATCTTTATACTGCAATGCTAATTTTAGAAGAGATAGCCAAAGTTAGCGGTTCTGTTGCTTTAATTCAGGACGCTCAAACAGAGTTAGTTACAGAACCTATAAGGAAATTCTCTAAGGTAGATGTTAATGCTTTATCTTCTGGAGAAAAAATAGGTTCTTTTGGATTAAGTGAGCCTTGTTGCGGTAGTGATACTTCTTCAATGAAAACTAAAGCAGTAAAGAAAAATGAATGGATTATAACTGGAGAAAAGATGTGGATTACTCAAGGTCTTTACGCCGATCTTTATTTAGTCGCAGCTAAAGTTGACAACAAAATAAATGCGTTTTTAGTAAATAGGGATCCATGTATCAGTGTTTCTAAAATAGAAGTTATGGGAAATAGGGGAACAGGGACGGCCCACGTTAAGTTTGAAGAATGTAAAGGTGAACATATAGGTGGATGGGAAGTAATAAAATATGCACTAAATATTGGAAGAGTTGCAATATCTGCCATATCTATAGGATTAGCGGAAGGTGCAATAGAGGAAGCGTTAGAGTGGGGTAATTCTAGAATAGTTTTCGGTAAGAAGGTTTTAGAGCATCAAGGGAATTTGTGGAAGGTTTCAGATTCTATTTCTAAAATTCTTATGTTGAAAAGTTTCCTAAAATATGTATGTGAGAATATGAACGATTATCTTATTTCTTCTCTTAAACTGCAATCTTCTAGGATTTCCCAAGAAATAGTTGATCAATCTCTTCAAATAATGGGAGGTATGGGATACGCTAAAGGAAGTAAAATTGAAAGGATATATAGAGACATTAGATTAACTAGGATTGGGGAAGGATCGGACGAGGTTCAACTTCATATTATATCAAAAAATATTAATAAAATATTTTAA
- a CDS encoding Zn-ribbon domain-containing OB-fold protein — translation MENPLKEEELKDHITISYKPFAKYEYSAGQAISKYLEGLKEGKIIGRKCNKCGRVYVPPKMYCEDCFRPTDEWVEVKDEGIVETAVASFISWTREKIEEPEIVGTIRLFPSKENDYVFPGVFHRICCSYEEVKNMSIIGKRVKAVWKSQRKGDVNDIECFKVI, via the coding sequence TTGGAAAATCCTCTAAAAGAGGAGGAATTAAAAGATCATATTACTATAAGCTATAAACCTTTCGCTAAATACGAATATTCTGCTGGTCAAGCCATATCTAAATATTTGGAGGGATTAAAGGAGGGTAAAATAATAGGGAGGAAATGTAATAAATGCGGTAGAGTTTACGTTCCTCCAAAAATGTATTGTGAGGATTGCTTTAGGCCTACAGACGAATGGGTAGAAGTTAAGGATGAAGGAATAGTTGAGACTGCAGTTGCAAGTTTCATTTCATGGACTAGAGAAAAGATTGAGGAGCCTGAGATTGTAGGTACTATAAGGCTATTTCCATCTAAAGAAAACGATTACGTCTTCCCTGGAGTCTTTCATAGGATATGTTGTTCATATGAAGAAGTTAAGAACATGTCTATAATAGGTAAGAGAGTGAAAGCAGTTTGGAAAAGTCAAAGAAAAGGAGATGTGAACGATATCGAATGTTTCAAGGTGATTTGA
- a CDS encoding 4Fe-4S dicluster domain-containing protein encodes MERKLGFIFDHNKCIICNACVDACNKAYGMNWRKLPIFDINGNKTALSISCNHCRDPKCMDVCPTGALRKLDNGIVYVEKERCIGCNYCTWACPYEALTMGNDSMTKCHLCMDKLGKGMPYCVEACPTGALAFGWLENSDAKVDYLPPSDITKPDLKIIQPEGVKVKANVIKEKEEKNYLGLLIFTIFSEISLTYSLLRLPYFLPVSIVLLLSSLILSITHAKFFSRALAMIYGIKNSWLSREVIFGLISVLFFILTFIYPQFFYPAVLFLCLSVLSSIMIYMLKSRPSWYNPDTPMSFIGTCFTVVMPLAFFFTSNIAYIIIGIIFGILEIFTAYRKRDLKERKFNIIPIVLLGISTIFLPVSIISSASALVIEIIYRRKFFKKVIYYGIPNI; translated from the coding sequence ATGGAAAGAAAGCTTGGTTTCATCTTTGATCATAATAAATGCATAATATGTAACGCTTGTGTAGATGCGTGTAATAAGGCTTACGGAATGAATTGGAGAAAGCTCCCAATTTTCGATATTAATGGGAATAAGACTGCACTTTCTATTTCCTGTAATCATTGTAGAGATCCTAAATGTATGGATGTTTGCCCTACTGGAGCTTTAAGGAAACTGGATAATGGAATAGTCTATGTTGAGAAGGAGAGATGTATAGGTTGTAATTATTGCACATGGGCTTGTCCTTATGAGGCTCTAACTATGGGAAATGATAGCATGACTAAGTGCCACTTATGCATGGACAAACTAGGTAAAGGAATGCCTTATTGTGTAGAAGCTTGTCCTACTGGTGCATTAGCCTTTGGTTGGTTAGAGAATAGTGACGCTAAAGTAGACTATTTACCTCCTTCCGATATAACAAAGCCTGACTTAAAAATTATTCAACCAGAGGGAGTAAAGGTTAAGGCTAATGTCATCAAAGAGAAGGAAGAAAAGAACTATTTGGGTTTATTAATTTTCACAATTTTTAGTGAAATCTCATTGACCTACTCTCTCCTTAGACTTCCATACTTCTTACCAGTTTCTATCGTTTTACTTCTCTCGTCTCTAATACTTTCGATCACTCATGCTAAATTCTTTTCAAGGGCACTAGCCATGATCTATGGAATTAAAAATTCGTGGTTAAGTAGGGAAGTAATTTTCGGCCTCATTTCTGTTCTGTTCTTCATTTTAACCTTTATTTATCCTCAATTTTTCTATCCTGCAGTGCTATTCCTTTGCTTATCTGTACTGTCTTCTATAATGATTTACATGTTAAAATCTAGACCTTCATGGTATAATCCAGATACCCCCATGTCTTTTATAGGAACTTGCTTTACTGTAGTGATGCCATTAGCTTTCTTCTTCACTTCTAACATTGCTTATATTATAATAGGTATAATCTTTGGAATTCTTGAAATCTTCACTGCGTATCGTAAAAGAGATCTAAAGGAGAGGAAATTCAATATAATACCTATAGTACTATTGGGAATCTCAACTATCTTCCTACCGGTTTCTATAATATCTTCTGCTTCTGCTCTTGTGATAGAGATAATTTATAGAAGAAAGTTTTTTAAAAAGGTTATATATTATGGCATTCCTAATATTTGA
- a CDS encoding HpcH/HpaI aldolase/citrate lyase family protein: MRRRSQLFVPAISEKMIRKSTELEADSIIFDLEDSVPYEDKDKAREILRKSLEELQWKNKELCVRINNLGTKEGLKDLVLISEIEIDTIVIPKAEGNLSFVYRSTGKNIEPLVETAKGFIDIENLVRSEGIVSISYGAADISLSTGGEVKTYENNEYVKTKIVMYAKAYGIDPIDKVFFDLKDLKGFEEECLHAKKLGYVGKQVIHPSQIPISNSVFSPTKEEIEWAKKVIEAYENAIKEGRGAIRLEDKLIDNVHYAIAKKIVKDYG, from the coding sequence ATGAGAAGGAGATCTCAATTATTTGTACCAGCAATTAGCGAAAAAATGATAAGGAAAAGTACTGAATTAGAAGCGGACTCAATAATATTCGATTTAGAGGATTCTGTTCCATATGAGGATAAAGATAAGGCTAGGGAAATTCTTAGAAAATCTTTAGAGGAATTACAATGGAAAAATAAAGAACTCTGCGTAAGAATAAACAATTTAGGAACAAAAGAGGGATTAAAAGATCTTGTCTTAATATCAGAAATCGAAATTGATACTATAGTAATTCCTAAAGCAGAGGGAAATCTAAGTTTTGTTTATAGGTCTACTGGAAAGAACATAGAACCTTTAGTTGAAACTGCTAAGGGGTTTATTGATATTGAAAACTTAGTAAGATCTGAAGGCATAGTTTCAATTTCTTATGGTGCTGCTGATATTTCATTAAGCACTGGAGGAGAAGTTAAAACTTATGAAAATAATGAATACGTTAAAACAAAGATAGTAATGTACGCTAAAGCTTATGGAATAGACCCAATAGATAAAGTATTTTTCGATTTAAAAGATTTGAAAGGATTTGAAGAGGAATGTCTTCACGCCAAAAAGTTAGGTTATGTAGGTAAACAAGTTATACATCCTTCACAAATACCGATATCTAACAGCGTATTCTCCCCAACAAAGGAAGAAATAGAATGGGCTAAGAAAGTAATAGAAGCTTACGAAAACGCAATAAAAGAAGGGAGAGGAGCTATAAGACTTGAAGACAAATTAATAGATAACGTTCATTATGCAATAGCTAAAAAAATTGTTAAGGATTATGGATAG
- a CDS encoding AMP-binding protein, producing the protein MSWKPSKEWIEESNVYNFMAQKSLDFDSFLEYSTTPEFWEYFANKIFNFHRKYTKVLDLSEGKQWPKWFVGGGLNVGNQLKESSDIFVKYMNEKGEKKELTYSQILNQTKAVSSWLHKIGLKKGDRVAVYMPMIPEIVPTFLGIIRAGMIVVPLFSGFGKEPIKTRIDDSNAKLIFASDITMRKGKEIDMLQNIKDIPIEKVIVKRGDEKDYLDFNEVLKTPGDYVEDTSTEDPIMIIYTSGTTGKPKGCVHTHDGFPLKASADVFFNFDAKEGETISWISDMGWMMGPWFLFGGMLLNNKIALFEGYPDQNTLSRFVDELKVNILGLSASLVRALRAESEIYKLNLRIVGNTGEPIDVESWKWLLKVTDSPIINYSGGTEISGGILGNYVIKDIKPSSFNGFSPGIKADVFDEEGKRANPKTEGELVILSVWPGMTRGFWNNKERYIETYWSRWKDVWVHGDLAYYDEEGYYYIVGRSDDTIKVSGKRVGPAEVEAVVNSYPDVIESACVGVPDPLKGEKIICFVVSKNKDENKILEYTQKMLGKAIAPSEIKIVKELPKTRNAKIMRRLIRAIILGKNLGDVSSLDNPSSIEEIKKAIHNP; encoded by the coding sequence ATGAGTTGGAAACCGAGCAAGGAATGGATAGAGGAAAGTAATGTTTATAATTTTATGGCTCAAAAATCTTTAGATTTTGATTCTTTTTTGGAATATTCTACTACACCAGAATTTTGGGAGTATTTTGCTAATAAGATTTTTAATTTTCATAGAAAATATACTAAAGTTCTTGACTTATCTGAAGGGAAACAATGGCCTAAATGGTTCGTAGGCGGAGGATTAAATGTAGGGAATCAATTGAAAGAAAGTAGCGATATTTTTGTTAAGTATATGAATGAAAAAGGAGAAAAGAAAGAATTAACTTACTCTCAAATTTTAAACCAAACTAAGGCAGTAAGCAGTTGGCTTCACAAGATAGGATTAAAGAAAGGAGATAGAGTAGCTGTTTACATGCCTATGATTCCAGAAATCGTTCCAACGTTTCTTGGCATAATAAGGGCAGGCATGATAGTGGTTCCTTTATTTTCTGGATTTGGTAAGGAACCAATTAAGACAAGAATTGACGATAGTAACGCTAAGCTAATCTTTGCTTCCGACATTACGATGAGGAAAGGAAAAGAGATAGACATGCTTCAGAACATAAAGGATATTCCAATAGAAAAAGTCATAGTGAAAAGAGGAGATGAAAAGGATTATCTGGATTTTAATGAGGTTCTTAAAACTCCTGGAGATTATGTCGAGGACACTTCTACAGAAGATCCTATTATGATCATTTACACTTCTGGCACTACAGGTAAACCTAAGGGATGTGTACATACACACGACGGATTTCCTCTTAAGGCTTCTGCAGATGTCTTCTTTAATTTCGATGCTAAGGAGGGAGAAACGATATCTTGGATTTCTGATATGGGGTGGATGATGGGACCTTGGTTTTTATTTGGTGGAATGTTATTAAATAATAAAATAGCCTTATTTGAGGGTTATCCAGATCAGAACACTTTATCTAGATTTGTTGATGAATTGAAAGTAAATATTCTAGGATTGTCTGCAAGTCTTGTGAGAGCATTAAGAGCTGAATCTGAGATATATAAACTCAATTTAAGAATAGTGGGAAACACTGGTGAACCTATAGATGTAGAGAGCTGGAAATGGCTATTAAAAGTTACAGATTCACCTATAATTAATTACTCTGGAGGAACAGAAATTTCAGGAGGAATTTTAGGAAATTATGTCATCAAGGACATAAAACCTTCATCATTTAACGGTTTTAGTCCAGGGATAAAAGCAGATGTATTTGACGAGGAAGGTAAGAGGGCAAATCCCAAAACTGAAGGAGAATTAGTGATCTTAAGCGTATGGCCTGGAATGACAAGAGGATTTTGGAATAATAAGGAGAGATATATTGAAACTTATTGGTCAAGATGGAAGGATGTGTGGGTACACGGGGATTTAGCTTATTACGATGAAGAAGGGTACTATTATATTGTAGGAAGGAGCGATGATACAATAAAAGTTTCAGGTAAAAGGGTAGGTCCAGCTGAAGTAGAGGCAGTAGTGAATTCTTATCCTGATGTTATTGAGTCTGCTTGTGTTGGAGTTCCTGATCCTTTGAAAGGCGAAAAGATAATTTGTTTCGTAGTTTCTAAAAATAAGGATGAAAATAAAATTCTAGAATATACTCAAAAAATGTTGGGTAAGGCGATTGCTCCATCTGAAATTAAAATAGTCAAGGAATTACCTAAGACCAGGAACGCGAAAATTATGAGGAGACTAATAAGAGCTATAATTTTAGGAAAGAATTTAGGCGACGTGTCTTCCTTAGATAATCCTTCATCTATAGAGGAAATAAAAAAGGCTATCCATAATCCTTAA